Proteins encoded together in one Ipomoea triloba cultivar NCNSP0323 chromosome 4, ASM357664v1 window:
- the LOC116015684 gene encoding golgin candidate 4-like isoform X1: MRGSIANLKENLNRMALEIHDDDENDAALSLYRNSGDRAQNSSVTPADRRISRNFSPSKSLTHRHSPIANGFDSAYENEILKNKADVKRLQQSEAEVKELSVVYDALLKEKEDEMSRLNEETISLIPNLETSFVLNASRNVLNGNSCQSSGQQHKPIVKSYSIGSPANILDSPGHDVFNNGTLWCSDNELVDFMEGKNRSLVSTQTVYELRLKQLRMELDKKCRKMAIIVNKLQEEQKLNASFEQELNSLKVGNDNMTLELKRIHDELNQKTSEIQQLQMELHTRDNEETNELMATNLRRVIVTLQNENSTLKTEKEKLEAALIASQLSPGQTSLPGGNETQSPPVFPKQEEMEKLLQKLEIDLNEMRKERDKALQELNRLKQHLLEKESEESEKMDEDGKLIEQLQQNNEHLRAQVLHLETALKQSATSQEEVKSSIDNELKKAKETIDELNGKLASRLSVIEAKNIEILNLQTALGQYYAELEAKERLGEKLTTAKEELTRLSGLLKDSHQQSETLKREKVEVLAKLSDAERKLSERKSRLNKLEQDNEKLSRALEQSMTRLNRMSLDSDNYVDRRIVIKLLVTYFQRNHSKEVLDLLARMLGFSDEEKQRIGIAQQGSGKGVIRGVLGLPGRLVGGIFGGGSITSNMNPNNQSFVDLWVDFLLKETEERERREAAEEYKGDEQGEDVSAAMEHRPNASATSLSSSLQIDPPEHSDSEFSTVPLTSPATNIPFSRLPRE, encoded by the exons ATGCGGGGTTCCATTGCGAATTTGAAGGAGAATCTGAATAGAATGGCTCTTGAAATTCACGACGACGATGAAAATGATGCCGCACTTTCACTGTATAGAAATTCAGGTGACAGAGCCCAAAATTCATCAGTAACGCCCGCCGATCGTAGGATTTCTCGAAATTTCTCCCCTTCCAAGTCGCTCACGCATCGCCATTCTCCCATCGCCAATGGCTTCGATTCTGCATACGAGAACGAG atattaaaaaacaaagcaGACGTCAAAAGACTCCAACAGTCTGAGGCTGAAGTTAAGGAATTGTCAGTTGTCTATGATGCATTGTTAAAGGAGAAAGAG GATGAGATGTCAAGGTTGAATGAAGAAACTATATCATTGATACCAAATTTAGAAACAAGTTTTGTGTTGAATGCATCAAGAAACGTTCTCAAT GGGAATAGTTGTCAATCTTCTGGTCAACAACATAAACCTATAGTGAAAAGTTACTCCATAGGAAGCCCTGCGAACATTCTGGATTCTCCCGGCCATGATGTGTTCAACAATGGAACTCTTTGGTGCAGTGATAAT GAGCTAGTGGACTTTATGGAAGGGAAAAATAGATCACTGGTTTCTACACAAACAGTTTATGAGTTGCGATTAAAACAATTAAGGATGGAGCTTGATAAAAAATGCAGAAAGATGGCAATTATTGTAAACAAATTACAAG AGGAGCAGAAGCTGAATGCTTCTTTTGAACAGGAGCTGAACTCTTTAAAAGTTGGCAATGATAAT ATGACTTTAGAGTTGAAAAGAATTCATGATGAGCTGAATCAGAAAACATCAGAAATCCAGCAGTTGCAAATGGAGCTTCACACAAGAGATAATGAAGAAACAAATGAACTGATGGCAACAAATTTGAGAAGAGTAATAGTGACACTGCAGAATGAAAACAGCACTCTTAAG ACTGAGAAAGAAAAGTTGGAGGCTGCCTTGATAGCATCCCAACTTTCACCTGGCCAGACAAGTCTACCTGGTGGTAATGAG ACACAGTCACCACCAGTATTTCCCAAACAAGAAGAAATGGAGAAATTATTGCAAAAACTTGAAATTGATTTGAATGAAATGCGCAAAGAGAGGGACAAAGCACTGCAAGAACTTAATCGTCTTAAGCAGCACCTGCTAGAGAAG GAATCTGAAGAATCAGAGAAAATGGATGAGGATGGCAAGCTTATTGAACAACTACAACAAAATAATGAACACCTAAGAGCTCAAGTATTGCACTTAGAGACAGCACTTAAGCAGTCAGCTACAAGTCAAGAAGAAGTTAAGAGTTCTATTGATAATGAATTGAAGAAGGCAAAGGAAACAATTGATGAGCTGAATGGAAAACTGGCAAGTCGTTTGAGTGTTATAGAAGCTAAGAACATTGAAATCCTTAACCTGCAAACTGCATTAGGCCAGTACTATGCAGAACTTGAAGCTAag GAACGTCTTGGAGAAAAATTGACTACAGCGAAGGAAGAATTGACTAGACTTTCCGGGCTTTTGAAG GATTCTCATCAACAGTCAGAAACATTGAAAAGGGAGAAGGTTGAAGTATTGGCTAAGCTTTCAGATGCGGAGAGGAAATTATCTGAAAGGAAGAGCAGACTGAATAAGCTTGAGCAAGACAATGAAAAACTAAGCCGTGCTCTTGAGCAGAGCATGACCAGATTGAATAGGATGTCATTGGATTCAGACAATTATGTTGACAG GCGAATTGTGATCAAGTTATTGGTGACTTACTTCCAGCGAAACCACAGCAAAGAG GTTCTGGATCTTTTGGCCCGCATGCTTGGATTTTCTGATGAAGAGAAGCAAAGAATAGGGATTGCTCAACAAGGATCAGGTAAAGGCGTTATTCGGGGTGTCTTGGGTCTCCCTGGCAGATTAGTAGGAGGCATCTTTGGCGGAGGCTCAATCACTTCTAATATGAATCCCAATAATCAG TCATTTGTAGATCTGTGGGTTGATTTTCTTCTTAAAGAGActgaagaaagagagagaagggaGGCTGCTGAAGAATACAAGGGAGATGAACAAGGTGAGGATGTTTCTGCTGCCATGGAACATAGACCAAATGCTTCTGCTACATCCTTATCATCTTCATTACAAATAGATCCTCCGGAACACTCGGATTCAGAGTTCTCAACTGTACCTCTCACCTCTCCTGCCACAAATATTCCATTTTCTAGACTGCCAAGAGaatga
- the LOC116015684 gene encoding golgin candidate 4-like isoform X3 — translation MRGSIANLKENLNRMALEIHDDDENDAALSLYRNSGDRAQNSSVTPADRRISRNFSPSKSLTHRHSPIANGFDSAYENEILKNKADVKRLQQSEAEVKELSVVYDALLKEKEDEMSRLNEETISLIPNLETSFVLNASRNVLNGNSCQSSGQQHKPIVKSYSIGSPANILDSPGHDVFNNGTLWCSDNELVDFMEGKNRSLVSTQTVYELRLKQLRMELDKKCRKMAIIVNKLQEEQKLNASFEQELNSLKVGNDNMTLELKRIHDELNQKTSEIQQLQMELHTRDNEETNELMATNLRRVIVTLQNENSTLKTEKEKLEAALIASQLSPGQTSLPGGNETQSPPVFPKQEEMEKLLQKLEIDLNEMRKERDKALQELNRLKQHLLEKESEESEKMDEDGKLIEQLQQNNEHLRAQVLHLETALKQSATSQEEVKSSIDNELKKAKETIDELNGKLASRLSVIEAKNIEILNLQTALGQYYAELEAKERLGEKLTTAKEELTRLSGLLKDSHQQSETLKREKVEVLAKLSDAERKLSERKSRLNKLEQDNEKLSRALEQSMTRLNRMSLDSDNYVDRRIVIKLLVTYFQRNHSKEVLDLLARMLGFSDEEKQRIGIAQQGSGKGVIRGVLGLPGRLVGGIFGGGSITSNMNPNNQICGLIFFLKRLKKEREGRLLKNTREMNKVRMFLLPWNIDQMLLLHPYHLHYK, via the exons ATGCGGGGTTCCATTGCGAATTTGAAGGAGAATCTGAATAGAATGGCTCTTGAAATTCACGACGACGATGAAAATGATGCCGCACTTTCACTGTATAGAAATTCAGGTGACAGAGCCCAAAATTCATCAGTAACGCCCGCCGATCGTAGGATTTCTCGAAATTTCTCCCCTTCCAAGTCGCTCACGCATCGCCATTCTCCCATCGCCAATGGCTTCGATTCTGCATACGAGAACGAG atattaaaaaacaaagcaGACGTCAAAAGACTCCAACAGTCTGAGGCTGAAGTTAAGGAATTGTCAGTTGTCTATGATGCATTGTTAAAGGAGAAAGAG GATGAGATGTCAAGGTTGAATGAAGAAACTATATCATTGATACCAAATTTAGAAACAAGTTTTGTGTTGAATGCATCAAGAAACGTTCTCAAT GGGAATAGTTGTCAATCTTCTGGTCAACAACATAAACCTATAGTGAAAAGTTACTCCATAGGAAGCCCTGCGAACATTCTGGATTCTCCCGGCCATGATGTGTTCAACAATGGAACTCTTTGGTGCAGTGATAAT GAGCTAGTGGACTTTATGGAAGGGAAAAATAGATCACTGGTTTCTACACAAACAGTTTATGAGTTGCGATTAAAACAATTAAGGATGGAGCTTGATAAAAAATGCAGAAAGATGGCAATTATTGTAAACAAATTACAAG AGGAGCAGAAGCTGAATGCTTCTTTTGAACAGGAGCTGAACTCTTTAAAAGTTGGCAATGATAAT ATGACTTTAGAGTTGAAAAGAATTCATGATGAGCTGAATCAGAAAACATCAGAAATCCAGCAGTTGCAAATGGAGCTTCACACAAGAGATAATGAAGAAACAAATGAACTGATGGCAACAAATTTGAGAAGAGTAATAGTGACACTGCAGAATGAAAACAGCACTCTTAAG ACTGAGAAAGAAAAGTTGGAGGCTGCCTTGATAGCATCCCAACTTTCACCTGGCCAGACAAGTCTACCTGGTGGTAATGAG ACACAGTCACCACCAGTATTTCCCAAACAAGAAGAAATGGAGAAATTATTGCAAAAACTTGAAATTGATTTGAATGAAATGCGCAAAGAGAGGGACAAAGCACTGCAAGAACTTAATCGTCTTAAGCAGCACCTGCTAGAGAAG GAATCTGAAGAATCAGAGAAAATGGATGAGGATGGCAAGCTTATTGAACAACTACAACAAAATAATGAACACCTAAGAGCTCAAGTATTGCACTTAGAGACAGCACTTAAGCAGTCAGCTACAAGTCAAGAAGAAGTTAAGAGTTCTATTGATAATGAATTGAAGAAGGCAAAGGAAACAATTGATGAGCTGAATGGAAAACTGGCAAGTCGTTTGAGTGTTATAGAAGCTAAGAACATTGAAATCCTTAACCTGCAAACTGCATTAGGCCAGTACTATGCAGAACTTGAAGCTAag GAACGTCTTGGAGAAAAATTGACTACAGCGAAGGAAGAATTGACTAGACTTTCCGGGCTTTTGAAG GATTCTCATCAACAGTCAGAAACATTGAAAAGGGAGAAGGTTGAAGTATTGGCTAAGCTTTCAGATGCGGAGAGGAAATTATCTGAAAGGAAGAGCAGACTGAATAAGCTTGAGCAAGACAATGAAAAACTAAGCCGTGCTCTTGAGCAGAGCATGACCAGATTGAATAGGATGTCATTGGATTCAGACAATTATGTTGACAG GCGAATTGTGATCAAGTTATTGGTGACTTACTTCCAGCGAAACCACAGCAAAGAG GTTCTGGATCTTTTGGCCCGCATGCTTGGATTTTCTGATGAAGAGAAGCAAAGAATAGGGATTGCTCAACAAGGATCAGGTAAAGGCGTTATTCGGGGTGTCTTGGGTCTCCCTGGCAGATTAGTAGGAGGCATCTTTGGCGGAGGCTCAATCACTTCTAATATGAATCCCAATAATCAG ATCTGTGGGTTGATTTTCTTCTTAAAGAGActgaagaaagagagagaagggaGGCTGCTGAAGAATACAAGGGAGATGAACAAGGTGAGGATGTTTCTGCTGCCATGGAACATAGACCAAATGCTTCTGCTACATCCTTATCATCTTCATTACAAATAG
- the LOC116015684 gene encoding golgin candidate 4-like isoform X2 — MRGSIANLKENLNRMALEIHDDDENDAALSLYRNSGDRAQNSSVTPADRRISRNFSPSKSLTHRHSPIANGFDSAYENEILKNKADVKRLQQSEAEVKELSVVYDALLKEKEGNSCQSSGQQHKPIVKSYSIGSPANILDSPGHDVFNNGTLWCSDNELVDFMEGKNRSLVSTQTVYELRLKQLRMELDKKCRKMAIIVNKLQEEQKLNASFEQELNSLKVGNDNMTLELKRIHDELNQKTSEIQQLQMELHTRDNEETNELMATNLRRVIVTLQNENSTLKTEKEKLEAALIASQLSPGQTSLPGGNETQSPPVFPKQEEMEKLLQKLEIDLNEMRKERDKALQELNRLKQHLLEKESEESEKMDEDGKLIEQLQQNNEHLRAQVLHLETALKQSATSQEEVKSSIDNELKKAKETIDELNGKLASRLSVIEAKNIEILNLQTALGQYYAELEAKERLGEKLTTAKEELTRLSGLLKDSHQQSETLKREKVEVLAKLSDAERKLSERKSRLNKLEQDNEKLSRALEQSMTRLNRMSLDSDNYVDRRIVIKLLVTYFQRNHSKEVLDLLARMLGFSDEEKQRIGIAQQGSGKGVIRGVLGLPGRLVGGIFGGGSITSNMNPNNQSFVDLWVDFLLKETEERERREAAEEYKGDEQGEDVSAAMEHRPNASATSLSSSLQIDPPEHSDSEFSTVPLTSPATNIPFSRLPRE, encoded by the exons ATGCGGGGTTCCATTGCGAATTTGAAGGAGAATCTGAATAGAATGGCTCTTGAAATTCACGACGACGATGAAAATGATGCCGCACTTTCACTGTATAGAAATTCAGGTGACAGAGCCCAAAATTCATCAGTAACGCCCGCCGATCGTAGGATTTCTCGAAATTTCTCCCCTTCCAAGTCGCTCACGCATCGCCATTCTCCCATCGCCAATGGCTTCGATTCTGCATACGAGAACGAG atattaaaaaacaaagcaGACGTCAAAAGACTCCAACAGTCTGAGGCTGAAGTTAAGGAATTGTCAGTTGTCTATGATGCATTGTTAAAGGAGAAAGAG GGGAATAGTTGTCAATCTTCTGGTCAACAACATAAACCTATAGTGAAAAGTTACTCCATAGGAAGCCCTGCGAACATTCTGGATTCTCCCGGCCATGATGTGTTCAACAATGGAACTCTTTGGTGCAGTGATAAT GAGCTAGTGGACTTTATGGAAGGGAAAAATAGATCACTGGTTTCTACACAAACAGTTTATGAGTTGCGATTAAAACAATTAAGGATGGAGCTTGATAAAAAATGCAGAAAGATGGCAATTATTGTAAACAAATTACAAG AGGAGCAGAAGCTGAATGCTTCTTTTGAACAGGAGCTGAACTCTTTAAAAGTTGGCAATGATAAT ATGACTTTAGAGTTGAAAAGAATTCATGATGAGCTGAATCAGAAAACATCAGAAATCCAGCAGTTGCAAATGGAGCTTCACACAAGAGATAATGAAGAAACAAATGAACTGATGGCAACAAATTTGAGAAGAGTAATAGTGACACTGCAGAATGAAAACAGCACTCTTAAG ACTGAGAAAGAAAAGTTGGAGGCTGCCTTGATAGCATCCCAACTTTCACCTGGCCAGACAAGTCTACCTGGTGGTAATGAG ACACAGTCACCACCAGTATTTCCCAAACAAGAAGAAATGGAGAAATTATTGCAAAAACTTGAAATTGATTTGAATGAAATGCGCAAAGAGAGGGACAAAGCACTGCAAGAACTTAATCGTCTTAAGCAGCACCTGCTAGAGAAG GAATCTGAAGAATCAGAGAAAATGGATGAGGATGGCAAGCTTATTGAACAACTACAACAAAATAATGAACACCTAAGAGCTCAAGTATTGCACTTAGAGACAGCACTTAAGCAGTCAGCTACAAGTCAAGAAGAAGTTAAGAGTTCTATTGATAATGAATTGAAGAAGGCAAAGGAAACAATTGATGAGCTGAATGGAAAACTGGCAAGTCGTTTGAGTGTTATAGAAGCTAAGAACATTGAAATCCTTAACCTGCAAACTGCATTAGGCCAGTACTATGCAGAACTTGAAGCTAag GAACGTCTTGGAGAAAAATTGACTACAGCGAAGGAAGAATTGACTAGACTTTCCGGGCTTTTGAAG GATTCTCATCAACAGTCAGAAACATTGAAAAGGGAGAAGGTTGAAGTATTGGCTAAGCTTTCAGATGCGGAGAGGAAATTATCTGAAAGGAAGAGCAGACTGAATAAGCTTGAGCAAGACAATGAAAAACTAAGCCGTGCTCTTGAGCAGAGCATGACCAGATTGAATAGGATGTCATTGGATTCAGACAATTATGTTGACAG GCGAATTGTGATCAAGTTATTGGTGACTTACTTCCAGCGAAACCACAGCAAAGAG GTTCTGGATCTTTTGGCCCGCATGCTTGGATTTTCTGATGAAGAGAAGCAAAGAATAGGGATTGCTCAACAAGGATCAGGTAAAGGCGTTATTCGGGGTGTCTTGGGTCTCCCTGGCAGATTAGTAGGAGGCATCTTTGGCGGAGGCTCAATCACTTCTAATATGAATCCCAATAATCAG TCATTTGTAGATCTGTGGGTTGATTTTCTTCTTAAAGAGActgaagaaagagagagaagggaGGCTGCTGAAGAATACAAGGGAGATGAACAAGGTGAGGATGTTTCTGCTGCCATGGAACATAGACCAAATGCTTCTGCTACATCCTTATCATCTTCATTACAAATAGATCCTCCGGAACACTCGGATTCAGAGTTCTCAACTGTACCTCTCACCTCTCCTGCCACAAATATTCCATTTTCTAGACTGCCAAGAGaatga
- the LOC116015684 gene encoding golgin candidate 4-like isoform X4 has product MSRLNEETISLIPNLETSFVLNASRNVLNGNSCQSSGQQHKPIVKSYSIGSPANILDSPGHDVFNNGTLWCSDNELVDFMEGKNRSLVSTQTVYELRLKQLRMELDKKCRKMAIIVNKLQEEQKLNASFEQELNSLKVGNDNMTLELKRIHDELNQKTSEIQQLQMELHTRDNEETNELMATNLRRVIVTLQNENSTLKTEKEKLEAALIASQLSPGQTSLPGGNETQSPPVFPKQEEMEKLLQKLEIDLNEMRKERDKALQELNRLKQHLLEKESEESEKMDEDGKLIEQLQQNNEHLRAQVLHLETALKQSATSQEEVKSSIDNELKKAKETIDELNGKLASRLSVIEAKNIEILNLQTALGQYYAELEAKERLGEKLTTAKEELTRLSGLLKDSHQQSETLKREKVEVLAKLSDAERKLSERKSRLNKLEQDNEKLSRALEQSMTRLNRMSLDSDNYVDRRIVIKLLVTYFQRNHSKEVLDLLARMLGFSDEEKQRIGIAQQGSGKGVIRGVLGLPGRLVGGIFGGGSITSNMNPNNQSFVDLWVDFLLKETEERERREAAEEYKGDEQGEDVSAAMEHRPNASATSLSSSLQIDPPEHSDSEFSTVPLTSPATNIPFSRLPRE; this is encoded by the exons ATGTCAAGGTTGAATGAAGAAACTATATCATTGATACCAAATTTAGAAACAAGTTTTGTGTTGAATGCATCAAGAAACGTTCTCAAT GGGAATAGTTGTCAATCTTCTGGTCAACAACATAAACCTATAGTGAAAAGTTACTCCATAGGAAGCCCTGCGAACATTCTGGATTCTCCCGGCCATGATGTGTTCAACAATGGAACTCTTTGGTGCAGTGATAAT GAGCTAGTGGACTTTATGGAAGGGAAAAATAGATCACTGGTTTCTACACAAACAGTTTATGAGTTGCGATTAAAACAATTAAGGATGGAGCTTGATAAAAAATGCAGAAAGATGGCAATTATTGTAAACAAATTACAAG AGGAGCAGAAGCTGAATGCTTCTTTTGAACAGGAGCTGAACTCTTTAAAAGTTGGCAATGATAAT ATGACTTTAGAGTTGAAAAGAATTCATGATGAGCTGAATCAGAAAACATCAGAAATCCAGCAGTTGCAAATGGAGCTTCACACAAGAGATAATGAAGAAACAAATGAACTGATGGCAACAAATTTGAGAAGAGTAATAGTGACACTGCAGAATGAAAACAGCACTCTTAAG ACTGAGAAAGAAAAGTTGGAGGCTGCCTTGATAGCATCCCAACTTTCACCTGGCCAGACAAGTCTACCTGGTGGTAATGAG ACACAGTCACCACCAGTATTTCCCAAACAAGAAGAAATGGAGAAATTATTGCAAAAACTTGAAATTGATTTGAATGAAATGCGCAAAGAGAGGGACAAAGCACTGCAAGAACTTAATCGTCTTAAGCAGCACCTGCTAGAGAAG GAATCTGAAGAATCAGAGAAAATGGATGAGGATGGCAAGCTTATTGAACAACTACAACAAAATAATGAACACCTAAGAGCTCAAGTATTGCACTTAGAGACAGCACTTAAGCAGTCAGCTACAAGTCAAGAAGAAGTTAAGAGTTCTATTGATAATGAATTGAAGAAGGCAAAGGAAACAATTGATGAGCTGAATGGAAAACTGGCAAGTCGTTTGAGTGTTATAGAAGCTAAGAACATTGAAATCCTTAACCTGCAAACTGCATTAGGCCAGTACTATGCAGAACTTGAAGCTAag GAACGTCTTGGAGAAAAATTGACTACAGCGAAGGAAGAATTGACTAGACTTTCCGGGCTTTTGAAG GATTCTCATCAACAGTCAGAAACATTGAAAAGGGAGAAGGTTGAAGTATTGGCTAAGCTTTCAGATGCGGAGAGGAAATTATCTGAAAGGAAGAGCAGACTGAATAAGCTTGAGCAAGACAATGAAAAACTAAGCCGTGCTCTTGAGCAGAGCATGACCAGATTGAATAGGATGTCATTGGATTCAGACAATTATGTTGACAG GCGAATTGTGATCAAGTTATTGGTGACTTACTTCCAGCGAAACCACAGCAAAGAG GTTCTGGATCTTTTGGCCCGCATGCTTGGATTTTCTGATGAAGAGAAGCAAAGAATAGGGATTGCTCAACAAGGATCAGGTAAAGGCGTTATTCGGGGTGTCTTGGGTCTCCCTGGCAGATTAGTAGGAGGCATCTTTGGCGGAGGCTCAATCACTTCTAATATGAATCCCAATAATCAG TCATTTGTAGATCTGTGGGTTGATTTTCTTCTTAAAGAGActgaagaaagagagagaagggaGGCTGCTGAAGAATACAAGGGAGATGAACAAGGTGAGGATGTTTCTGCTGCCATGGAACATAGACCAAATGCTTCTGCTACATCCTTATCATCTTCATTACAAATAGATCCTCCGGAACACTCGGATTCAGAGTTCTCAACTGTACCTCTCACCTCTCCTGCCACAAATATTCCATTTTCTAGACTGCCAAGAGaatga
- the LOC116015686 gene encoding reticulon-like protein B1 isoform X1 translates to MAEHAEHTDHHEESLMEKIAEKIHRADSSSSSDSESEKEHPKADVSPSSVKAKIWRIFGRERPVHKVFGGGKPADVFLWRNKKISAGVLGGATAVWVLFELLDYHLLTLVCHVLIIALAISFLLSNASSFINKSSPRIPEVHIPEDPFLQVAAALRIEINRGLALLREIASGRDLKMFLAVIAGLWVLSIVGSWCNFLTLFYITFVLLHTVPVIYEKYEDKIDPIAEKAMIEIKKQYAVFDAKVLSKIPRGPLKDKKRA, encoded by the exons ATGGCGGAGCACGCGGAACATACGGATCATCACGAAGAATCCTTGATGGAGAAGATAGCTGAGAAG ATTCACCGGGCCGACAGCTCGTCTTCCTCTGATTCTGAATCTGAGAAAGAGCATCCGAAGGCTGATGTGTCGCCGTCGTCCGTTAAGGCTAAGATTTGGCGGATTTTCGGCCGAGAACGGCCTGTGCACAAGGTTTTCGGTGGAGGCAAAC CTGCTGATGTGTTTTTGTGGAGGAACAAGAAGATATCTGCTGGAGTGCTTGGTGGAGCTACTGCTGTCTGGGTTCTGTTTGAATTGCTCGATTACCACCTACTAACACTAGTCTGCCATGTTTTGATAATTGCTCTTGCAATCTCGTTCTTGTTGTCCAATGCATCATCCTTCATCAATAA GTCTTCTCCCCGCATCCCAGAAGTTCACATTCCAGAGGATCCCTTCCTTCAGGTTGCTGCTGCCTTGAGAATTGAAATTAACCGCGGTTTGGCTTTGTTGCGAGAAATTGCATCTGGAAGAGATCTCAAGATGTTTCTTGCT GTAATTGCTGGTCTATGGGTCCTCTCAATTGTTGGCAGTTGGTGCAATTTTTTGACGTTGTTCTACATAA CATTTGTACTACTGCATACTGTTCCAGTCATTTACGAGAAGTATGAAGACAAAATTGATCCAATTGCCGAGAAAGCAATGATTGAGATAAAGAAGCAATATGCAGTGTTTGATGCAAAAGTTTTGAGTAAAATTCCTCGAGGGCCATTGAAGGACAAGAAGAGGGCGTGA
- the LOC116015686 gene encoding reticulon-like protein B1 isoform X3, whose translation MAEHAEHTDHHEESLMEKIAEKIHRADSSSSSDSESEKEHPKADVSPSSVKAKIWRIFGRERPVHKVFGGGKPADVFLWRNKKISAGVLGGATAVWVLFELLDYHLLTLVCHVLIIALAISFLLSNASSFINKSSPRIPEVHIPEDPFLQVAAALRIEINRGLALLREIASGRDLKMFLAVIAGLWVLSIVGSWCNFLTLFYITFVLLHTVPVIYEKYEDKIDPIAEKAMIEIKKQYAVFDAKVLSKIPRGPLKDKKRA comes from the exons ATGGCGGAGCACGCGGAACATACGGATCATCACGAAGAATCCTTGATGGAGAAGATAGCTGAGAAGATTCACCGGGCCGACAGCTCGTCTTCCTCTGATTCTGAATCTGAGAAAGAGCATCCGAAGGCTGATGTGTCGCCGTCGTCCGTTAAGGCTAAGATTTGGCGGATTTTCGGCCGAGAACGGCCTGTGCACAAGGTTTTCGGTGGAGGCAAAC CTGCTGATGTGTTTTTGTGGAGGAACAAGAAGATATCTGCTGGAGTGCTTGGTGGAGCTACTGCTGTCTGGGTTCTGTTTGAATTGCTCGATTACCACCTACTAACACTAGTCTGCCATGTTTTGATAATTGCTCTTGCAATCTCGTTCTTGTTGTCCAATGCATCATCCTTCATCAATAA GTCTTCTCCCCGCATCCCAGAAGTTCACATTCCAGAGGATCCCTTCCTTCAGGTTGCTGCTGCCTTGAGAATTGAAATTAACCGCGGTTTGGCTTTGTTGCGAGAAATTGCATCTGGAAGAGATCTCAAGATGTTTCTTGCT GTAATTGCTGGTCTATGGGTCCTCTCAATTGTTGGCAGTTGGTGCAATTTTTTGACGTTGTTCTACATAA CATTTGTACTACTGCATACTGTTCCAGTCATTTACGAGAAGTATGAAGACAAAATTGATCCAATTGCCGAGAAAGCAATGATTGAGATAAAGAAGCAATATGCAGTGTTTGATGCAAAAGTTTTGAGTAAAATTCCTCGAGGGCCATTGAAGGACAAGAAGAGGGCGTGA
- the LOC116015685 gene encoding reticulon-like protein B2 has translation MTEHAEHPDHHEESLMEKIAEKIHRADSSSSSDSESEKEHPKADVSPSSVKAKIWRIFGRERPVHKVFGGGKPADVFLWRNKKISAGVLGGATAVWVLFELLDYHLLTLVCHVLIIALAISFLLSNASSFINKSPPRIPEVRIPEDPFLQVAAALRIEINRGLALLREIASGRDLKMFLAVIAGLWVLSIVGSWCNFLTLFYITFVLLHTVPVIYEKYEDKIDPIAEKAMVEINKQYAVFEAKVLSKIPRGPLKDKKRE, from the exons ATGACGGAGCACGCGGAACATCCCGATCATCACGAAGAATCCTTGATGGAGAAGATAGCAGAGAAGATTCACCGGGCCGACAGCTCGTCTTCCTCTGATTCTGAATCTGAGAAAGAGCATCCGAAGGCTGATGTGTCGCCGTCGTCCGTAAAGGCTAAGATTTGGCGGATTTTCGGCCGAGAACGGCCTGTGCACAAGGTTTTCGGTGGAGGCAAAC CTGCTGATGTGTTTTTGTGGAGGAACAAGAAGATATCTGCTGGAGTGCTTGGTGGAGCTACTGCTGTCTGGGTTCTGTTTGAATTGCTTGATTACCACCTACTAACACTAGTCTGCCATGTTTTGATAATTGCTCTTGCAATCTCGTTCTTGTTGTCCAATGCATCATCCTTCATCAATAA GTCTCCTCCCCGCATCCCAGAAGTTCGCATTCCAGAGGATCCCTTCCTTCAGGTTGCTGCTGCCCTGAGAATTGAAATTAACCGCGGTTTGGCTTTGCTGCGAGAAATTGCATCTGGAAGAGATCTGAAGATGTTTCTTGCC GTAATTGCTGGTCTATGGGTCCTCTCAATTGTTGGCAGTTGGTGCAATTTTTTGACGTTGTTCTACATAA CATTTGTACTACTGCATACTGTTCCAGTCATTTACGAGAAGTATGAAGACAAAATTGATCCAATTGCCGAGAAAGCAATGGTGGAGATCAACAAGCAATATGCAGTGTTTGAAGCAAAAGTTTTGAGTAAAATTCCTCGAGGGCCATTGAAGGACAAGAAGAGGGAGTGA